The proteins below come from a single Asanoa ferruginea genomic window:
- a CDS encoding sigma-70 family RNA polymerase sigma factor, whose protein sequence is MRKAGVERDRADFADFYQRARDNCLRAVLAGTGDLALAEDLVAEAFARAWAAWPKVSRHPAPAAWVVRTALNVKVSWWRRHRREVALDGHDRPQLDGPAMDDALLAAIRKLPQRQREVIVLRIWLDLDTRTVAEVLGISAQTVAVHLSRATATLRAQFVPVARQEVGS, encoded by the coding sequence GTGCGTAAAGCAGGTGTGGAACGAGACCGGGCGGACTTCGCCGACTTCTACCAGCGCGCCAGGGACAACTGCCTGCGCGCCGTGCTGGCCGGCACCGGCGATCTCGCGCTGGCCGAAGACCTGGTAGCGGAGGCGTTCGCGCGGGCCTGGGCGGCGTGGCCCAAGGTGAGCCGGCATCCGGCACCCGCGGCGTGGGTGGTGCGCACCGCCCTCAACGTCAAGGTTTCCTGGTGGCGGCGGCACCGGCGCGAGGTGGCCCTCGACGGTCACGACCGGCCGCAACTCGACGGACCCGCCATGGACGACGCCCTGCTGGCCGCCATCCGCAAGCTGCCGCAACGGCAGCGCGAGGTGATCGTGCTGCGCATCTGGCTCGACCTGGACACCCGGACCGTGGCCGAGGTGCTGGGCATCTCCGCGCAGACCGTCGCCGTCCACCTGTCCCGTGCCACCGCAACCCTGCGGGCGCAGTTCGTGCCCGTAGCCCGTCAGGAGGTCGGATCATGA
- a CDS encoding MFS transporter, producing MTSTMEGGRKLAAWTLVLASLGSFLASLDVVVVATALPALRSNLGASLTDLEWTVNAYNLVCACLMLTGAALGDRFGRRRTFIGGVLLFAAASTAAALAGDATTLILARAVQGAGAAVVLPLSLTLISEAFPAERRSVAIGIWGGVSGLGVAAGPVVGGAVVQGISWHWIFWLNVPVALVVAALSAVRLRESRGPRPQLDLPGVVLGGVALLALVWAPVRAPVVGWSSAEVVGALVAGVLLMVAFVRWERRAAYPMLPLGYFRSRAFSAANAVIFIQFISLIGSLFIITQLFQIGLGYRPLEAGLRLLVWMAMPMLVAPVGGVLAGRFGNRPVMLVGMALQAAGLGWLAAEITPGVGYGSLVAPLIVAGIGISLVFPTSADAVVASVPPQDAGVAAGANTSLREVGGVFGVAVLAAVFAANGGYADFLHGVRAALVVAALVPMLGVVAAYLVPARTRAPQREAEPVYVG from the coding sequence ATGACCTCCACAATGGAGGGCGGCCGCAAGCTGGCCGCCTGGACGCTCGTGCTCGCGTCCCTGGGCAGTTTCCTCGCGTCCCTCGACGTGGTCGTGGTGGCCACCGCGCTACCCGCGTTGCGCAGCAACCTCGGCGCCAGCCTCACCGATCTGGAATGGACGGTCAACGCCTACAACCTGGTCTGTGCCTGCCTCATGCTCACCGGCGCCGCGCTGGGCGACCGGTTCGGCCGGCGCCGCACCTTCATCGGCGGCGTGCTGCTGTTCGCGGCCGCGTCGACGGCGGCGGCGCTCGCGGGCGACGCGACCACGTTGATCCTGGCGCGGGCCGTGCAGGGCGCCGGCGCCGCCGTCGTGCTGCCGCTGTCGCTGACGCTGATCAGCGAGGCGTTCCCGGCCGAACGGCGCTCGGTGGCGATCGGCATCTGGGGCGGTGTCTCCGGGCTGGGCGTCGCCGCCGGACCGGTGGTCGGTGGTGCGGTGGTGCAGGGCATCTCCTGGCACTGGATCTTCTGGCTGAACGTGCCCGTCGCGCTGGTGGTGGCCGCCCTGTCGGCGGTGCGCCTGCGGGAGAGCCGCGGCCCGCGGCCGCAGTTGGACCTGCCGGGCGTAGTGCTCGGCGGCGTCGCGCTGCTGGCGCTCGTCTGGGCACCGGTGCGGGCGCCGGTGGTCGGCTGGTCCTCGGCCGAAGTGGTCGGCGCGCTGGTCGCCGGCGTGCTGCTGATGGTGGCGTTCGTGCGCTGGGAGCGGCGGGCGGCGTACCCGATGCTGCCCCTGGGCTATTTCCGGTCCCGCGCGTTCAGTGCCGCCAACGCGGTGATCTTCATCCAGTTCATCTCGCTGATCGGCTCGCTCTTCATCATCACCCAGTTGTTCCAGATCGGCCTGGGCTACCGGCCGCTCGAGGCTGGCCTGCGCCTGCTGGTCTGGATGGCGATGCCGATGCTGGTCGCGCCCGTCGGTGGCGTGCTGGCCGGCCGGTTCGGCAACCGGCCGGTGATGCTGGTCGGGATGGCGCTCCAGGCCGCCGGTCTCGGCTGGCTGGCCGCGGAGATCACGCCGGGCGTCGGCTACGGGTCGCTGGTCGCACCGCTGATCGTCGCCGGCATCGGCATCTCGCTGGTGTTCCCGACCTCGGCGGACGCGGTGGTCGCGTCGGTGCCGCCGCAGGACGCCGGCGTGGCGGCCGGCGCCAACACCTCCCTGCGCGAGGTCGGCGGCGTGTTCGGCGTCGCGGTGCTGGCGGCGGTCTTCGCGGCGAACGGCGGCTACGCCGACTTCCTGCACGGGGTACGCGCCGCGCTGGTGGTGGCCGCGCTGGTCCCGATGCTCGGGGTGGTCGCGGCCTACCTGGTGCCGGCCCGCACGCGGGCACCGCAGCGGGAAGCCGAGCCGGTCTACGTCGGCTGA
- a CDS encoding cation diffusion facilitator family transporter, protein MSTYSAVVSGSHSDHEHEHRRSGWHRLKHALTPHSHDSAGKVDSAMESSRDGLRALWISLVVLGATAAIQVVIVLLSGSVALLGDTLHNVADALTAVPLGVAFLVGRRAATRAYTYGFGRAEDLAGILIIVVIAASAVLAGWTAVVRLLDPEPMTHIPWVAAAGVVGFVGNEVVARYRISVGRRIGSAALVADGLHARTDGFTSLAVVLAAAGAWIGWQWADPVVGLAITVAILFVLKDAAREIYRRLMDAVDPALIDAADASLRRVAGVRDVSRIRMRWIGHRLHAEADIVVDADLSLIQAHEVAADAEHQLTHHVPRLTGATVHTDPACHVGPDHHEGLSHRRQLAT, encoded by the coding sequence ATGAGCACGTATTCTGCGGTGGTGAGCGGCAGCCATTCAGACCACGAGCACGAGCACCGGCGGAGCGGCTGGCACCGGCTCAAGCACGCCCTGACGCCGCACTCGCACGATTCGGCCGGCAAGGTCGACTCCGCGATGGAGTCGTCCCGCGACGGACTGCGCGCCCTGTGGATCTCACTGGTCGTGCTCGGCGCCACCGCCGCCATCCAGGTGGTGATCGTGCTGCTCTCCGGCTCGGTCGCCCTGCTCGGCGACACGCTGCACAACGTCGCCGACGCGCTGACCGCCGTTCCGCTGGGCGTCGCGTTCCTGGTCGGGCGGCGGGCGGCGACCCGGGCGTACACCTATGGGTTCGGACGTGCTGAAGACCTGGCCGGCATCCTCATCATCGTCGTGATCGCCGCGTCGGCCGTGCTGGCCGGCTGGACCGCGGTCGTCCGCCTGCTCGACCCCGAGCCGATGACGCACATCCCGTGGGTGGCCGCCGCCGGCGTCGTCGGCTTCGTCGGCAACGAGGTGGTCGCGCGCTACCGGATCTCGGTCGGCCGGCGGATCGGGTCGGCCGCGCTGGTCGCCGACGGCCTGCACGCCCGCACCGACGGGTTCACCTCGCTCGCCGTGGTGCTCGCGGCCGCCGGCGCCTGGATCGGCTGGCAGTGGGCCGACCCGGTGGTCGGCCTGGCCATCACGGTCGCGATCCTGTTCGTGCTCAAGGACGCCGCCCGGGAGATCTACCGGCGGCTGATGGACGCGGTCGACCCGGCGCTGATCGACGCCGCGGACGCCAGCCTGCGCCGGGTCGCCGGGGTGCGCGACGTGAGCCGGATCCGGATGCGCTGGATCGGTCACCGCCTGCACGCCGAGGCCGACATCGTCGTGGACGCCGACCTGAGCCTGATCCAGGCGCACGAGGTCGCCGCCGACGCCGAGCATCAACTCACCCATCACGTGCCGCGCCTGACGGGTGCCACTGTCCACACCGACCCGGCCTGCCATGTCGGCCCCGATCATCACGAGGGTCTCTCGCACCGGCGGCAGCTGGCCACCTGA
- a CDS encoding VOC family protein, producing the protein MTVQLGSLVLGSSDPQRLARWYRAAFAPDAADGGVVELAGGGKLIFDARDDVAPAAAEPGRILINVYVDDAHAVAAHLSGLGVRWVREVEPFPPGLIGTVEDADGNYVQVVQLGGPA; encoded by the coding sequence ATGACGGTCCAGCTGGGCAGCCTGGTGTTGGGCAGCTCGGACCCGCAGCGGCTGGCCCGCTGGTATCGCGCGGCGTTCGCTCCGGACGCCGCCGACGGCGGAGTGGTGGAGCTCGCCGGCGGCGGCAAGCTGATCTTCGATGCCCGGGACGACGTCGCGCCCGCTGCGGCCGAGCCCGGGCGGATCTTGATCAACGTGTACGTGGACGACGCACACGCTGTCGCCGCGCACCTGAGCGGGCTCGGCGTGCGGTGGGTGCGGGAGGTGGAACCGTTCCCGCCGGGGCTGATCGGCACCGTCGAGGACGCCGATGGAAACTATGTGCAGGTGGTTCAGCTGGGTGGGCCGGCGTGA
- a CDS encoding MFS transporter, which yields MSDDPRRWRALALLGTAQFMLVLDVTVVAIALPHMGIDLGLSRGTLTWVVSAYTLMFGGLMLLGGRAADLFGARRLVLSGLLVFTAASLVTGLAGSAEVLLSGRVAQGVGAAMLSPAALSMVTKLFRGPELNKALGVWSGLGGGGAAIGVLLGGVLTAGPGWQWVFYVNVPVGLLVAVALSRLLPTDPPVPDRPRLDVPGALLVTAGTGAAIYALITAGDRGWGSTRTLVALAAAAVFYAGFAVLQRAVRAPLMDPRILTRRPVAAGTFMILVATALMISVFFLGSFYLQHLRGYGALHTGLLFLPVALLTIAGAHTAGQVVGRVGPRVVAIAGLAVAGLGTAAPAIWDGATALVVGISVAGGGIGATFVAASTTALAQAAPHEAGVASGILSTFHEFGASLGVAVVSSIAAASIAGTTATGFTNAFTFAAVVAGVAAILSAVIVPARSASGELDHERPRMAMH from the coding sequence ATGTCCGACGACCCGCGCCGCTGGCGGGCGCTGGCGCTGCTCGGAACCGCCCAGTTCATGCTCGTCCTGGACGTCACCGTGGTGGCCATCGCCCTGCCGCACATGGGCATCGACCTGGGCCTGAGCCGAGGCACGCTGACCTGGGTGGTCAGCGCCTACACGTTGATGTTCGGCGGCCTGATGCTGCTGGGCGGCCGGGCGGCCGACCTGTTCGGCGCGCGCCGGCTGGTGCTGTCGGGCCTGCTCGTCTTCACCGCCGCGTCGCTGGTGACCGGCCTGGCCGGCTCCGCCGAGGTGCTGCTCAGCGGCCGGGTGGCCCAGGGCGTCGGCGCGGCGATGCTGTCGCCGGCCGCGCTGTCGATGGTGACGAAACTGTTCCGCGGCCCCGAGTTGAACAAGGCGCTCGGCGTGTGGTCCGGCCTGGGCGGCGGCGGAGCGGCCATCGGCGTGCTGCTCGGCGGGGTGCTGACCGCGGGCCCGGGCTGGCAGTGGGTGTTCTACGTGAACGTGCCGGTCGGCCTGCTGGTGGCCGTGGCACTGAGCCGGCTGCTGCCGACCGACCCACCGGTGCCCGACCGGCCGCGCCTGGACGTGCCGGGCGCGCTGCTGGTCACCGCCGGCACCGGCGCCGCGATCTACGCGCTGATCACCGCGGGCGACCGCGGCTGGGGCTCGACCCGCACGCTCGTCGCCCTGGCCGCCGCGGCGGTGTTCTATGCCGGGTTCGCGGTGCTGCAACGCGCCGTCCGGGCGCCGCTGATGGACCCGCGGATCCTCACCCGCCGGCCGGTCGCCGCCGGAACGTTCATGATCCTGGTCGCCACCGCGCTGATGATCAGCGTCTTCTTCCTGGGCTCGTTCTACCTGCAACACCTGCGGGGGTACGGAGCCCTCCACACTGGACTGTTGTTCCTCCCGGTGGCGTTGTTGACGATCGCCGGCGCGCACACGGCCGGCCAGGTCGTCGGTCGGGTCGGCCCGCGGGTGGTCGCGATCGCCGGGCTCGCGGTCGCCGGCCTGGGCACCGCGGCCCCGGCGATCTGGGACGGTGCGACCGCCCTGGTCGTGGGAATCAGCGTGGCCGGCGGCGGCATCGGCGCGACGTTCGTGGCCGCGTCGACGACCGCGCTGGCCCAGGCCGCACCGCACGAAGCCGGCGTGGCATCGGGAATCCTGAGCACGTTCCACGAGTTCGGCGCATCGCTCGGCGTCGCGGTCGTCTCCAGCATCGCCGCGGCGAGCATCGCCGGCACGACCGCGACGGGGTTCACGAACGCCTTCACCTTCGCCGCCGTTGTGGCCGGGGTGGCCGCGATCCTCAGCGCGGTGATCGTCCCCGCGCGCTCGGCGTCGGGCGAGCTCGACCACGAACGCCCTCGAATGGCGATGCACTGA
- a CDS encoding YkgB family protein, whose product MRTEQDLASLGTTIARCGLVTVFVWVGGLKFLEYEVENSKPLISESPLTALLYKRMGARKLCRLVGVSQVILGGLMAARPFAPRASALGSLGAAGMMVGTLSFLVTTREAWQEHGVPQLSVLGEALLKDSVLLGAGILTAAEALRAAR is encoded by the coding sequence ATGCGCACCGAACAGGACCTTGCTTCCCTCGGGACCACGATCGCGCGCTGCGGCCTGGTGACGGTGTTCGTGTGGGTGGGTGGGCTCAAGTTCCTGGAGTACGAGGTCGAGAACTCCAAGCCGCTGATCAGCGAGAGCCCGCTGACCGCGCTGCTCTACAAGCGGATGGGCGCGCGCAAGCTGTGCCGGCTCGTCGGCGTCTCGCAGGTGATCCTGGGTGGGCTGATGGCGGCCCGGCCGTTCGCGCCGCGGGCCTCGGCCCTCGGCAGCCTCGGTGCGGCCGGGATGATGGTCGGCACGCTCAGCTTCCTGGTAACGACGCGGGAGGCCTGGCAGGAGCACGGCGTTCCGCAACTCTCCGTGCTCGGCGAGGCCCTGCTCAAGGACAGCGTCCTGCTCGGCGCCGGCATCCTGACGGCCGCCGAGGCGCTGCGCGCCGCGCGCTAG
- a CDS encoding TetR/AcrR family transcriptional regulator, whose protein sequence is MRADAQRNIDAIAAAAVDCLSRDPDASVNEIAMAAGVGRVTLYGHFPSRADLVDAAFARAIEDGDAILTAVDLDGDPRAAMTRLIDASWQLVNQFRSLLVAAQHTLPPGRIRDLHAEPADRMRGLIARGQADGVFRTDLPDSWLISVIQNVMHGAADENHRRPPQTRRRGRFHLRHGPCRPHPTGPPRSIGFATTAPRVPVLGSIRSAHAWSERRHRVQPNSRGHLKG, encoded by the coding sequence GTGCGGGCCGACGCCCAACGCAACATCGACGCCATCGCGGCGGCCGCCGTCGACTGTCTGAGCCGCGACCCCGACGCGAGCGTCAACGAGATCGCCATGGCCGCAGGCGTCGGGCGGGTCACGCTCTACGGCCACTTCCCGTCGCGGGCCGACCTGGTCGACGCCGCCTTCGCCCGCGCCATCGAAGACGGCGACGCGATCCTCACCGCGGTCGACCTCGACGGCGACCCACGCGCGGCGATGACGCGGCTGATCGACGCCAGTTGGCAGTTGGTCAACCAGTTCCGCTCACTGCTGGTCGCCGCACAACACACCCTGCCGCCGGGCCGCATCCGCGACCTGCACGCCGAACCGGCCGACCGGATGCGCGGCCTCATCGCCCGCGGCCAGGCCGACGGCGTCTTCCGCACCGACCTGCCCGACTCATGGCTGATCAGCGTCATCCAGAACGTGATGCACGGCGCCGCCGACGAAAATCACCGCCGACCGCCTCAAACCAGGCGACGCGGCCGGTTTCATCTCCGCCACGGTCCTTGCCGCCCTCACCCCACCGGGCCACCGCGTTCGATAGGGTTCGCGACGACAGCGCCTAGGGTTCCGGTGCTCGGATCGATACGGTCCGCGCACGCCTGGTCCGAGCGGCGCCACCGCGTCCAGCCGAACAGTCGCGGTCATCTAAAGGGATAA
- a CDS encoding sigma-70 family RNA polymerase sigma factor, whose product MTAQGVAVRPDAAEFARVTGPFRRELLAYGYRMLGSLPEAEDAVQETYLRAWRGFEGFDGRSSVRTWLYRIATNACLRAIERAGRRPLPSALVGGTDDVAWLGPVPDSRVLPDGGDPATLVAVRSSVRLALVAALQYLPARQRAVLILRDVLAWSAAETADLLDTTVPAVNSALQRAHGQLALAAPREDELTEPSEPVLRDRLERWMRAFETADAGALVGLMRHDIVFEMPPRAQWYAGREAVGRFLASTVLGRPGDWRAELTAANGRPAIATWLRGADGRHHGHGIQLTTVTAGGISHVVTFLDPALFPAFGLEPVR is encoded by the coding sequence GTGACCGCCCAGGGGGTGGCGGTGCGTCCGGACGCGGCGGAGTTCGCGCGGGTCACCGGCCCGTTCCGGCGGGAGTTGCTCGCCTACGGCTACCGCATGCTCGGCTCGCTGCCCGAGGCCGAAGACGCCGTGCAGGAGACCTACCTGCGCGCCTGGCGCGGCTTCGAGGGGTTCGACGGGCGTTCCTCGGTGCGCACGTGGCTCTACCGGATCGCCACCAACGCCTGCCTGCGGGCGATCGAGCGGGCCGGCCGCCGGCCGCTGCCCTCGGCGCTCGTCGGCGGCACCGACGACGTCGCCTGGCTCGGGCCGGTGCCGGACTCCCGGGTGCTGCCCGACGGCGGCGACCCGGCCACGCTGGTCGCGGTGCGCAGCAGCGTGCGGCTGGCCCTGGTCGCGGCGCTGCAATATCTGCCCGCGCGCCAGCGGGCCGTGCTGATCCTGCGCGACGTGCTGGCGTGGAGCGCCGCCGAGACGGCCGACCTGCTCGATACGACCGTGCCGGCCGTCAACAGTGCCCTCCAGCGGGCGCACGGCCAGCTCGCTCTGGCCGCTCCCCGTGAGGACGAGCTCACCGAACCGTCGGAGCCCGTGCTCCGCGACCGGCTGGAGCGGTGGATGCGCGCCTTCGAGACCGCCGACGCCGGTGCGCTCGTCGGCCTGATGCGCCACGACATCGTGTTCGAGATGCCACCCCGGGCGCAGTGGTACGCCGGCCGCGAAGCTGTCGGCCGGTTCCTCGCGTCGACCGTGCTGGGCCGGCCGGGTGACTGGCGTGCGGAGCTGACCGCCGCCAACGGCCGGCCGGCGATCGCGACGTGGCTGCGCGGCGCCGACGGCCGCCATCACGGGCACGGCATCCAGCTCACGACCGTGACGGCCGGTGGTATCTCACACGTCGTCACGTTCCTGGATCCGGCCCTGTTCCCGGCGTTCGGGCTGGAGCCGGTGCGATGA
- a CDS encoding glycoside hydrolase family 18 protein, protein MRHRAVTAAAVIATLLGVLAGCGAGSQQPPAAPEAAPLVVGYLTAWGSGDRIKDVERSGAADVLTHLVYAFGSVAGGRCAGGQEAVFAELRDLKARHPKLKLIWSFGGWNGSAGFTEAAKDPAAFAASCRDLVDDPRWTGVFDGIDIDWEYPNACGRSCDHSGPDALAALTEALRAAFGPDRLVTAAVTGESGTAGKADYARAVRSLDWAMVMSYDYFGTGSPRGPTAAHSPLTAYPGIPRTSSTAEAAVAAYTGMGIPARKLLLGIGFYGRGWTGVAQPEPGAAATGLPKPRDYRVLRETCPPTGTVGGTAYAQCGDEWWAYDTPETINTKMAYAREAGLGGAFAWELAGDSADGQLIKAMAAGLA, encoded by the coding sequence ATGCGACATCGCGCGGTCACCGCCGCCGCCGTCATCGCGACCCTCCTCGGCGTCCTGGCCGGGTGCGGCGCCGGGAGCCAGCAGCCGCCGGCCGCGCCCGAGGCCGCTCCGCTCGTGGTCGGTTACCTCACGGCATGGGGCAGCGGCGACCGGATCAAAGACGTGGAACGCAGCGGCGCCGCCGATGTGCTGACACACCTGGTCTACGCGTTCGGCAGCGTCGCGGGTGGCCGCTGCGCCGGCGGCCAGGAGGCGGTGTTCGCCGAACTGCGCGACCTGAAGGCGCGTCACCCGAAGCTCAAGCTGATCTGGTCGTTCGGCGGCTGGAACGGCTCGGCCGGTTTCACCGAGGCGGCAAAGGATCCGGCGGCGTTCGCGGCGTCGTGCCGCGACCTGGTCGACGATCCACGATGGACCGGCGTCTTCGACGGCATCGACATCGACTGGGAATACCCGAACGCCTGCGGTCGTAGCTGCGACCACAGTGGACCAGACGCGCTGGCCGCGCTCACCGAAGCACTGCGCGCCGCGTTCGGCCCCGACCGCCTGGTGACGGCGGCGGTGACCGGCGAGAGTGGCACGGCCGGCAAGGCCGACTACGCCCGCGCGGTCAGGTCGCTGGACTGGGCGATGGTGATGTCCTACGACTATTTCGGGACGGGTTCGCCGCGCGGCCCGACCGCGGCGCACTCCCCGTTGACCGCCTATCCCGGCATCCCCCGGACGAGTTCGACGGCGGAGGCCGCGGTGGCGGCCTACACCGGCATGGGCATCCCGGCCCGCAAGCTGCTGCTGGGCATCGGCTTCTACGGCCGGGGCTGGACCGGCGTCGCACAGCCCGAGCCCGGAGCCGCGGCGACCGGCCTGCCCAAGCCACGCGACTACCGGGTGCTGCGCGAGACCTGCCCACCGACCGGCACGGTCGGCGGCACGGCCTACGCACAGTGCGGCGACGAGTGGTGGGCCTACGACACCCCGGAGACGATCAACACCAAGATGGCGTACGCCCGCGAGGCCGGCCTGGGCGGCGCCTTCGCCTGGGAACTCGCCGGCGACTCGGCCGACGGCCAGTTGATCAAGGCGATGGCGGCCGGCCTCGCCTGA
- a CDS encoding serine hydrolase, with translation MRPSRRGLLAAAVLTLVGGGAGCVPRQPGTTEPPAAAPTLSPTPSPTPDYLGMARAKVSAYLAELGNGQVTLAVRDRRSDLALTVGGTRFPTASIVKVDILAALLLRAQGRHEELTDSDRRNAKRMITLSDNDAATTLFHRIGGKSGLATANRTFGLKQTTPNSSWGRTTTTAADQIRLLAAIADEDGPLDEDGRSYLFDLMSQVDAGQDWGVPAAAGPRATAVYVKNGWDNISADGGRWQVNTIGRIVEPGRDWLVAVLSHGHQTQSAGIRMIEAAARFTLGELRKIPLQPT, from the coding sequence ATGAGACCATCACGTCGCGGGCTGCTGGCCGCAGCGGTGCTGACCCTCGTCGGAGGCGGCGCCGGCTGCGTTCCACGCCAGCCCGGCACAACCGAGCCGCCCGCGGCGGCTCCGACCCTCTCCCCCACGCCCAGTCCGACACCGGACTACCTGGGCATGGCCCGGGCCAAGGTCTCCGCCTACCTCGCCGAACTCGGGAACGGTCAGGTCACGCTCGCGGTGCGGGACCGGCGATCGGATCTCGCGCTGACCGTCGGCGGCACCCGCTTCCCGACCGCCAGCATCGTCAAAGTCGACATCCTGGCCGCCCTGCTGTTGCGGGCGCAGGGCCGGCACGAGGAGCTCACCGACAGCGACCGGCGCAACGCCAAGCGGATGATCACCCTGAGCGACAACGACGCCGCGACGACCCTGTTCCACCGGATCGGCGGGAAGTCGGGGCTCGCCACTGCGAACCGGACCTTCGGCCTGAAGCAGACCACGCCCAACTCGTCGTGGGGCAGGACCACGACGACGGCGGCCGACCAGATCCGGCTGCTCGCCGCGATCGCCGACGAGGACGGCCCGCTCGACGAGGACGGCCGGTCCTACCTCTTCGACCTGATGAGCCAGGTCGACGCGGGCCAGGACTGGGGCGTTCCGGCCGCCGCGGGCCCGCGGGCCACGGCGGTCTACGTCAAGAACGGCTGGGACAACATCTCCGCGGACGGTGGCCGCTGGCAGGTCAACACGATCGGCCGGATCGTCGAGCCGGGACGCGACTGGTTGGTGGCCGTGCTCTCGCACGGCCACCAGACACAATCGGCCGGCATCCGGATGATCGAGGCCGCGGCCAGGTTCACCCTGGGCGAGTTGCGGAAGATCCCGCTTCAGCCGACGTAG
- a CDS encoding ArsR/SmtB family transcription factor, translated as MYASGKAPEHELPSDAQFEAAVVALRMLAEPTRLRLLWLLHDGAELDVGSLAAEVRAARPAVSQHLGKLLLAGLVSSRRDGRRVLYRARGGHVKRLVAEVLYAADHQLTNAPEHD; from the coding sequence ATGTACGCAAGCGGCAAAGCCCCCGAGCACGAACTGCCCAGCGACGCGCAGTTCGAGGCCGCCGTGGTGGCACTGCGGATGCTCGCCGAGCCGACCCGCCTGCGCCTGCTCTGGCTGCTGCACGACGGCGCCGAACTCGACGTCGGCTCACTCGCCGCCGAGGTCCGGGCCGCCCGCCCGGCGGTGTCGCAACATCTGGGGAAACTGCTGCTCGCCGGCCTGGTCAGCAGCCGCCGCGACGGCCGCCGGGTCCTCTACCGGGCCCGCGGCGGTCACGTCAAACGCCTGGTGGCCGAGGTCCTCTACGCGGCCGACCACCAACTCACGAACGCGCCGGAACACGACTGA
- a CDS encoding sulfite exporter TauE/SafE family protein — MLVLAFLFALALFAGVLGGVVGTGSSMVLLPALVLCYGPRVAVPVMAVAAVMGNVGRVVAWWSRIAWAPVVAYSLPGIPAAVLGAHTLLTIPPRVVDGCLAAFFVATIPLRRFAGRRQWRMRLWHLAVAGAGVGFLTGMVLSTGPLSVPVFTGYGLTGGAFLGSEAASALLLYASKLATFQDAGVLGTDVLSRGAVIGAAVMAGSFLARRILRDVTTRRYEALIDAVLVIAAVGLAISAMR; from the coding sequence GTGCTTGTCCTTGCCTTCCTGTTCGCCCTCGCTCTGTTCGCCGGTGTGCTCGGCGGCGTCGTCGGCACCGGGTCCTCGATGGTGCTGCTGCCGGCACTCGTGCTCTGCTACGGCCCACGGGTCGCCGTCCCGGTCATGGCCGTCGCCGCCGTCATGGGCAACGTCGGCCGGGTGGTCGCCTGGTGGAGCCGGATCGCCTGGGCGCCGGTCGTGGCCTACTCACTCCCCGGGATACCGGCGGCGGTGCTGGGTGCGCACACCCTGCTGACCATCCCGCCCCGGGTCGTCGACGGGTGCCTCGCCGCGTTCTTCGTCGCGACGATTCCGCTGCGTAGGTTCGCGGGCCGCAGACAGTGGCGGATGCGGCTGTGGCACCTGGCCGTCGCCGGCGCGGGCGTGGGGTTTCTGACCGGCATGGTCCTGTCCACCGGGCCGCTCAGCGTGCCGGTCTTCACCGGCTACGGGCTGACCGGCGGTGCGTTCCTCGGCTCCGAGGCCGCCAGCGCACTGTTGCTCTACGCGAGCAAACTGGCCACATTTCAGGATGCCGGCGTGCTCGGCACCGACGTGCTGAGCCGTGGCGCCGTCATCGGAGCGGCCGTTATGGCCGGATCGTTCCTCGCTCGCCGGATTCTGCGCGACGTCACCACCCGGCGTTACGAGGCGCTCATCGACGCCGTCCTGGTCATCGCCGCGGTGGGCTTGGCCATCAGTGCCATGCGATAA